A window of the Juglans microcarpa x Juglans regia isolate MS1-56 chromosome 5D, Jm3101_v1.0, whole genome shotgun sequence genome harbors these coding sequences:
- the LOC121266235 gene encoding uncharacterized protein LOC121266235 has protein sequence MVSFRGIATAIAIYATLISIALTGESQSHELRPSYHGLDYQSSAAGEKSAQEMRSFFGGSSPTSTSSNVAMPNAMDSNSTDNDTSWWSGRGSHGGDHVRQVLLVASVACGVTGVALFVASALLYIFKFRRQRSPPVPQPSSPALSCNDDENKLQIVVRA, from the coding sequence ATGGTGTCGTTTAGAGGAATAGCTACGGCGATCGCCATCTATGCGACTTTGATCTCCATCGCCCTCACCGGAGAATCCCAGTCCCACGAACTGCGCCCGTCGTATCACGGACTGGACTACCAGAGCTCGGCGGCGGGAGAAAAGTCGGCGCAGGAAATGAGGTCGTTCTTTGGCGGATCTTCGCCCACGTCTACCTCTTCCAACGTGGCAATGCCGAACGCCATGGATTCCAACTCGACCGACAACGACACGTCCTGGTGGTCTGGCCGCGGTAGTCATGGAGGTGATCACGTGAGGCAGGTGTTGCTGGTGGCGAGCGTAGCCTGTGGGGTAACAGGTGTCGCCTTGTTTGTGGCCTCCGCTCTACTTTATATCTTTAAGTTCCGACGACAAAGATCACCGCCGGTCCCACAACCGTCGTCGCCTGCATTATCATGTAATGATGATGAAAACAAGCTGCAAATAGTGGTTCGTGCatga
- the LOC121266234 gene encoding ADP-ribosylation factor GTPase-activating protein AGD12-like isoform X1, which produces MNRPLELGRPISGKRRLKDLLLQKDNRHCADCGAQDPKWASANIGVFICLKCCGVHRSLGTHISKVLSVTLDDWSDDEIDSMFEVGGNSSANAIYEAFIPEGYAKPGPDASHDERAAFIRAKYELQTFLKPSLRIVSLPSRTTSLQSTFSTKIMDSLRSNSSQKSQEGMVEFIGLLKVKVIKGTDLAIRDMMSSDPYVILTLGQQTVQTTIIKSNLNPVWNEELMLSVPQSFGALKLRVFDHDTFSSDDIMGEAEIDLQPLITSAIAFGDAGMFGNMQIGKWLKSHDNALVNDSTVNIVDGKVKQEVSLKLQNVESGELELELEWMPLDQ; this is translated from the exons ATGAACCGTCCACTGGAACTCGGGAGGCCTATTTCAG gTAAAAGAAGACTAAAGGATCTATTGCTTCAGAAAGATAATCGCCATTGTGCTGATTGTGGTGCCCAGGATCCTAAATGGGC GTCAGCAAATATTGGAGTTTTTATATGCTTGAAATGTTGTGGTGTACACAGGAGCCTCGGTACCCATATATCCAAG GTTCTATCTGTGACATTGGATGATTGGTCTGATGACGAAATTGATTCCATGTTTGAAGTTGGAGGAAATTCTTCTGCTAATGCAATTTATGAGGCTTTTATACCTGAAGGATATGCAAAGCCGGGACCAGATGCCAGTCATGATGAGCGTGCGGCATTCATCCG GGCTAAGTATGAGCTTCAAACATTTTTGAAACCTAGCCTGCGGATTGTGTCTCTTCCTTCCAGAACGACTTCTCTCCAGTCAACTTTTTCTACAAAGATTATGGACAGTCTTCGATCAAATTCTTCTCAAAAATCG CAGGAAGGCATGGTAGAATTTATTGGACTGTTGAAGGTCAAAGTTATAAAAGGTACAGATTTAGCTATCAGAGATATGATGTCAAGTGATCCTTACGTAATCTTGACTCTTGGGCAACAG ACTGTTCAGACGACTATAATCAAGAGCAACTTGAATCCAGTCTGGAATGAGGAACTTATGCTGTCAGTTCCTCAGAGTTTTGGAGCCTTGAAGTTG CGTGTGTTTGATCATGACACATTTTCATCTGATGACATTATGGGAGAAGCAGAGATTGATCTCCAGCCCCTGATAACATCTGCAATAGCATTTGGAGATGcagggatgtttggaaatatgCAGATTGGTAAATGGCTGAAATCACATGACAATGCCCTGGTAAATGATAGCACCGTTAACATTGTTGATGGTAAGGTGAAACAGGAGGTATCCCTCAAACTACAGAATGTGGAATCTGGAGAACTAGAGCTAGAACTAGAGTGGATGCCACTTGACCAATAg
- the LOC121265341 gene encoding CTP synthase-like isoform X1, translating to MKYVLVTGGVVSGLGKGVTASSIGLLLKSCGLRVTSIKIDPYLNTDAGTMSPLEHGEVFVLDDGGEVDLDLGNYERFLNIRLTRNNNITTGKIYQSVIDKERRGDYLGKTVQVVPHITDAIQEWIERVAMIPVDGKAGPADVCVIELGGTIGDIESMPFIEALGQFSYRVGAGNFCLIHVSLVPVLNVVGEQKTKPTQHSVRGLRGLGLAPHILACRSTTALEQHVKVKLSQFCHVAEENIITLYDVPNIWHIPLLLRDQKVHEAIFKVLNLLGVSREPALEEWTCRAEICDNLHEPVHIAVVGKYTCLPDSYLSILKALVHASVFHRKKLFVDWVPSADLEDATAKENPDAYKAAWKLLKGADGVLVPGGFGDRGVQGKILAAKYARENKVPFLGICLGMQIAVIEFARSVLGLQDANSTEFDANTRNPCIIFMPEGSKTHMGGTMRLGSRRTYFQVMDCKSAKLYGSRSFIDERHRHRYEVNPDMVARLEKAGLSFAGKDETGCRMEIIELPHHPYFIGVQFHPEFKSRPEKPSPLFLGLIEAACRESDAVLQGYGSQRNVPNGVGNDTSKCKVYQNGSATKHTIMLHDGVFSNGNGIFL from the exons GGTCACAGCAAGTAGTATTGGTCTGCTTCTCAAGTCATGCGGACTTCGCGTTACTTCCATCAAAATTG ATCCTTATTTGAACACCGATGCTGGAACAATGTCCCCTTTAGAGCACGGGGAAGTTTTTGTGCTAGACGATGGTGGTGAG GTGGATCTGGACCTTGGAAATTATGAGCGGTTCCTCAATATCAGGTTGACACGCAATAATAATATCACCACTGGAAAGATTTACCAG TCTGTTATTGATAAGGAGAGAAGGGGAGATTATCTGGGGAAAACTGTGCAG GTTGTCCCTCACATCACAGATGCCATTCAGGAGTGGATTGAGCGTGTGGCAATGATACCAGTGGATGGGAAGGCAGGTCCAGCCGATGTTTGTGTGATAGAATTGGGTGGAACTATAG GAGACATTGAATCCATGCCATTTATTGAGGCATTAGGTCAATTCTCATACCGTGTAG GGGCTGGAAACTTCTGCTTGATTCATGTCAGCCTTGTGCCCGTTCTAAATGTTGTTGGTGAACAG AAAACAAAGCCAACCCAGCACAGTGTTCGGGGACTAAGAGGCCTGGGCTTGGCACCACATATCTTAGCTTGTCGCAGTACAACG GCACTTGAGCAGCATGTAAAAGTGAAACTCTCTCAGTTTTGCCATGTTGCg GAGGAAAACATCATTACTCTCTATGATGTACCCAACATCTGGCATATTCCTTTGCTTTTAAGA GATCAGAAGGTCCATGAAGCAATCTTCAAAGTGCTGAACCTTCTGGG TGTATCTAGGGAGCCTGCACTAGAGGAATGGACTTGTAGGGCTGAGATCTGCGATAACTTGCATGAGCCG GTCCATATTGCCGTGGTTGGGAAGTACACATGCCTTCCCGATTCCTACCTCTCTATATTGAAG GCCCTTGTTCATGCTTCTGTTTTCCATCGCAAGAAACTCTTTGTAGATTGGGTTCCATCTGCTGACCTTGAAGATGCAACTGCGAAGGAG AATCCAGATGCTTATAAAGCTGCTTGGAAGTTGTTGAAG GGGGCGGATGGTGTCCTTGTTCCAGGAGGATTTGGTGACAGAGGAGTGCAAGGGAAAATTCTTGCAGCAAAGTATGCCCGGGAAAACAAAGTTCCATTTCTTGGCATTTGTCTCGGAATGCAAATTGCTGTCATTGAATTTGCACGATCGGTTCTTGGTCTGCAAGATGCTAACAGCACTGAATTTGATGCCAATACCAGGAATCCCTGCATTATATTTATGCCTGAG GGCTCAAAAACACACATGGGAGGCACCATGCGTCTCGGATCAAGGAGGACGTATTTCCAGGTTATGGACTGCAAATCTGCAAAACT ATATGGAAGTAGAAGCTTCATTGATGAGAGACATCGACATAGATATGAG GTCAATCCAGATATGGTAGCACGCCTTGAAAAAGCTGGCCTCTCTTTTGCTGGCAAAGATGAAACTGGTTGTCGCATGGAG ATTATCGAGCTACCTCATCATCCATACTTTATTGGTGTGCAATTCCATCCTGAATTTAAATCAAGGCCAGAAAAACCTTCTCCTTTATTTTTAG GACTCATAGAAGCAGCATGCAGGGAGTCGGATGCTGTCTTACAAGGATATGGGAGCCAAAGGAATGTTCCCAATGGAGTAGGAAATGATACCTCAAAATGCAAAGTGTACCAAAATGGAAGTGCGACTAAGCACACTATCATGTTGCATGATGGTGTTTTTAGCAATGGCAATGGGATCTTCTTGTGA
- the LOC121265341 gene encoding CTP synthase-like isoform X2 produces MKYVLVTGGVVSGLGKGVTASSIGLLLKSCGLRVTSIKIDPYLNTDAGTMSPLEHGEVFVLDDGGEVDLDLGNYERFLNIRLTRNNNITTGKIYQSVIDKERRGDYLGKTVQVVPHITDAIQEWIERVAMIPVDGKAGPADVCVIELGGTIGDIESMPFIEALGQFSYRVGAGNFCLIHVSLVPVLNVVGEQKTKPTQHSVRGLRGLGLAPHILACRSTTALEQHVKVKLSQFCHVAEENIITLYDVPNIWHIPLLLRDQKVHEAIFKVLNLLGVSREPALEEWTCRAEICDNLHEPVHIAVVGKYTCLPDSYLSILKALVHASVFHRKKLFVDWVPSADLEDATAKENPDAYKAAWKLLKGADGVLVPGGFGDRGVQGKILAAKYARENKVPFLGICLGMQIAVIEFARSVLGLQDANSTEFDANTRNPCIIFMPEGSKTHMGGTMRLGSRRTYFQVMDCKSAKLLRMSMVFLWQNLSDT; encoded by the exons GGTCACAGCAAGTAGTATTGGTCTGCTTCTCAAGTCATGCGGACTTCGCGTTACTTCCATCAAAATTG ATCCTTATTTGAACACCGATGCTGGAACAATGTCCCCTTTAGAGCACGGGGAAGTTTTTGTGCTAGACGATGGTGGTGAG GTGGATCTGGACCTTGGAAATTATGAGCGGTTCCTCAATATCAGGTTGACACGCAATAATAATATCACCACTGGAAAGATTTACCAG TCTGTTATTGATAAGGAGAGAAGGGGAGATTATCTGGGGAAAACTGTGCAG GTTGTCCCTCACATCACAGATGCCATTCAGGAGTGGATTGAGCGTGTGGCAATGATACCAGTGGATGGGAAGGCAGGTCCAGCCGATGTTTGTGTGATAGAATTGGGTGGAACTATAG GAGACATTGAATCCATGCCATTTATTGAGGCATTAGGTCAATTCTCATACCGTGTAG GGGCTGGAAACTTCTGCTTGATTCATGTCAGCCTTGTGCCCGTTCTAAATGTTGTTGGTGAACAG AAAACAAAGCCAACCCAGCACAGTGTTCGGGGACTAAGAGGCCTGGGCTTGGCACCACATATCTTAGCTTGTCGCAGTACAACG GCACTTGAGCAGCATGTAAAAGTGAAACTCTCTCAGTTTTGCCATGTTGCg GAGGAAAACATCATTACTCTCTATGATGTACCCAACATCTGGCATATTCCTTTGCTTTTAAGA GATCAGAAGGTCCATGAAGCAATCTTCAAAGTGCTGAACCTTCTGGG TGTATCTAGGGAGCCTGCACTAGAGGAATGGACTTGTAGGGCTGAGATCTGCGATAACTTGCATGAGCCG GTCCATATTGCCGTGGTTGGGAAGTACACATGCCTTCCCGATTCCTACCTCTCTATATTGAAG GCCCTTGTTCATGCTTCTGTTTTCCATCGCAAGAAACTCTTTGTAGATTGGGTTCCATCTGCTGACCTTGAAGATGCAACTGCGAAGGAG AATCCAGATGCTTATAAAGCTGCTTGGAAGTTGTTGAAG GGGGCGGATGGTGTCCTTGTTCCAGGAGGATTTGGTGACAGAGGAGTGCAAGGGAAAATTCTTGCAGCAAAGTATGCCCGGGAAAACAAAGTTCCATTTCTTGGCATTTGTCTCGGAATGCAAATTGCTGTCATTGAATTTGCACGATCGGTTCTTGGTCTGCAAGATGCTAACAGCACTGAATTTGATGCCAATACCAGGAATCCCTGCATTATATTTATGCCTGAG GGCTCAAAAACACACATGGGAGGCACCATGCGTCTCGGATCAAGGAGGACGTATTTCCAGGTTATGGACTGCAAATCTGCAAAACT ATTACGTATGTCCATGGTATTTTTGTGGCAAAATTTGTCAGATACATAA
- the LOC121266234 gene encoding ADP-ribosylation factor GTPase-activating protein AGD12-like isoform X2 codes for MNRPLELGRPISGKRRLKDLLLQKDNRHCADCGAQDPKWASANIGVFICLKCCGVHRSLGTHISKVLSVTLDDWSDDEIDSMFEVGGNSSANAIYEAFIPEGYAKPGPDASHDERAAFIRAKYELQTFLKPSLRIVSLPSRTTSLQSTFSTKIMDSLRSNSSQKSEGMVEFIGLLKVKVIKGTDLAIRDMMSSDPYVILTLGQQTVQTTIIKSNLNPVWNEELMLSVPQSFGALKLRVFDHDTFSSDDIMGEAEIDLQPLITSAIAFGDAGMFGNMQIGKWLKSHDNALVNDSTVNIVDGKVKQEVSLKLQNVESGELELELEWMPLDQ; via the exons ATGAACCGTCCACTGGAACTCGGGAGGCCTATTTCAG gTAAAAGAAGACTAAAGGATCTATTGCTTCAGAAAGATAATCGCCATTGTGCTGATTGTGGTGCCCAGGATCCTAAATGGGC GTCAGCAAATATTGGAGTTTTTATATGCTTGAAATGTTGTGGTGTACACAGGAGCCTCGGTACCCATATATCCAAG GTTCTATCTGTGACATTGGATGATTGGTCTGATGACGAAATTGATTCCATGTTTGAAGTTGGAGGAAATTCTTCTGCTAATGCAATTTATGAGGCTTTTATACCTGAAGGATATGCAAAGCCGGGACCAGATGCCAGTCATGATGAGCGTGCGGCATTCATCCG GGCTAAGTATGAGCTTCAAACATTTTTGAAACCTAGCCTGCGGATTGTGTCTCTTCCTTCCAGAACGACTTCTCTCCAGTCAACTTTTTCTACAAAGATTATGGACAGTCTTCGATCAAATTCTTCTCAAAAATCG GAAGGCATGGTAGAATTTATTGGACTGTTGAAGGTCAAAGTTATAAAAGGTACAGATTTAGCTATCAGAGATATGATGTCAAGTGATCCTTACGTAATCTTGACTCTTGGGCAACAG ACTGTTCAGACGACTATAATCAAGAGCAACTTGAATCCAGTCTGGAATGAGGAACTTATGCTGTCAGTTCCTCAGAGTTTTGGAGCCTTGAAGTTG CGTGTGTTTGATCATGACACATTTTCATCTGATGACATTATGGGAGAAGCAGAGATTGATCTCCAGCCCCTGATAACATCTGCAATAGCATTTGGAGATGcagggatgtttggaaatatgCAGATTGGTAAATGGCTGAAATCACATGACAATGCCCTGGTAAATGATAGCACCGTTAACATTGTTGATGGTAAGGTGAAACAGGAGGTATCCCTCAAACTACAGAATGTGGAATCTGGAGAACTAGAGCTAGAACTAGAGTGGATGCCACTTGACCAATAg